One window from the genome of Oryza glaberrima chromosome 3, OglaRS2, whole genome shotgun sequence encodes:
- the LOC127767801 gene encoding ATP-dependent DNA helicase DDM1 isoform X1 translates to MVEGMVVAVANGTKVEAAPAAGAGAAANADSPTSVLEDEKISECKNGDASDTVEAIKQEDDHLKVLAEERADDFVDASSSLTVELAANNGDLSPHPVPVKEEDQLLEPVKEEKADDFVDATSSLPIDLEAKNGDASLITDAMKEEEDKLHEARVKADEEEEARKRAEAARLAFDPNARFNKLDELLTQTQLYSEFLLEKMETIADVEGVDTPDEGEPVEEKKKGRGRKRKATSAPKYNNKKAKKAVAAMLTRSREDCSPEDCTLTEEERWEKEQARLVPLMTGGKLKSYQIKGVKWLISLWQNGLNGILADQMGLGKTIQTIGFLAHLKGKGLDGPYLIIAPLSTLSNWVNEISRFVPSMTGVIYHGDKAARAEIRRKFMPKTTGPNFPLIVTSYEMAMSDAKQLAHYKWKYVIVDEGHRLKNSKCILLRELKRLPMDNKLLLTGTPLQNNLAELWSLLNFILPDIFSSHQEFESWFDFCAKGGEEEQEESEEKRKVDVVSKLHAILRPFLLRRMKEDVEHMLPRKKEIIIYANMTNHQKEIQNHLVEQTFDEYLHEKSEIVLRRPGIKAKLNNLLIQLRKNCNHPDLLESAYDSSGMYPPVEKLLEQCGKFQLLNRLLNLLLARKHKVLIFSQWTKVLDIIEYYLETKGLQVCRIDGSVKLEERRRQIAEFNDLNSSMNIFILSTRAGGLGINLSSADTCILYDSDWNPQMDLQAMDRCHRIGQTRPVHVYRLATSHSVEGRIIKKAFGKLRLEHVVIGKGQFEQDRAKPNALDEAELLALLRDEQDEEDRMIQTDITDEDLLKVMDRSDLTGPPANADAAPLVPLKGPGWEVVVPTKSGGGMLTSLTS, encoded by the exons ATGGTGGAAGGAATGGTGGTCGCTGTGGCAAATGGGACGAAGGTGGAAGCagcaccggccgccggcgccggcgccgctgccaaCGCGGATTCCCCTACATCCGTTCTGGAGGATGAG AAGATTTCTGAATGTAAGAATGGGGATGCCTCGGATACCGTGGAGGCAATTAAGCAAGAGGATGATCATCTCAAGGTGCTTGCTGAGGAGAGAGCTGATGATTTTGTGGATGCAAGTTCATCCCTGACTGTGGAACTTGCGGCCAACAACGGTGATTTGTCACCTCACCCTGTGCCGGTGAAGGAAGAAGACCAGTTATTGGAGCCTGTCAAGGAGGAAAAAGCTGATGATTTTGTGGATGCAACTTCATCTCTACCAATTGACCTTGAGGCCAAGAATGGTGATGCATCCCTCATCACTGATGCgatgaaggaggaggaagacaagTTGCACGAGGCCCGGGTTAAGGCTGACGAAGAAGAGGAGGCACGGAAGAGGGCAGAAGCTGCAAGACTTGCTTTTGATCCAAATGCACGGTTTAACAAGTTGGACGAGCTGCTGACACAGACACAACTCTATTCAGAATTTCTACTTGAGAAGATGGAGACGATTGCTGAT GTGGAGGGTGTTGACACCCCGGATGAAGGGGAGCCagtagaagagaagaagaaagggcGTGGGAGAAAGAGGAAAGCTACTTCTGCACCAAAATACAATAAT AAAAAGGCCAAGAAAGCAGTGGCAGCCATGCTTACAAGATCTCGTGAAGATTGCTCGCCTGAGGATTGTACTCTCACAGAAGAAGAAAGGTGGGAAAAAGAGCAAGCCAGACTTGTTCCTCTAATGACTGGCGGGAAGTTGAAGTCCTACCAGATAAAGGGTGTTAAGTGGTTAATATCACTTTGGCAGAATGGGCTTAATGGGATATTGGCTGATCAAATGGGCCTTGGGAAAACAATACAGACTATCGGTTTTCTTGCCCATCTCAAGGGGAAGGGTCTTGATGGTCCATACCTGATAATAGCTCCTCTATCCACTCTCTCGAACTGGGTGAACGAGATCTCAAG GTTTGTTCCATCTATGACTGGTGTGATCTACCATGGGGATAAAGCAGCTCGGGCAGAGATAAGGAGAAAATTCATGCCCAAAACCACAGGCCCAAATTTTCCATTAATCGTAACTTCCTATGAGATGGCTATGTCAGACGCAAAACAACTTGCTCATTATAAGTGGAAGTATGTTATTGTGGATGAG GGGCATCGGCTAAAGAATTCAAAGTGCATATTATTAAGGGAGTTAAAGCGCCTGCCAATGGATAATAAGCTCCTTTTGACTGGAACACCTCTTCAGAATAATCTAGCAGAACTGTGGTCACTGCTGAACTTCATTTTGCCTGATATATTCTCATCGCATCAGGAGTTCGAGTCATG GTTTGATTTTTGTGCAAAAGGGGGTGAAGAAGAACAAGAGGAAagtgaagagaagagaaaagtcGATGTTGTTTCAAAGCTTCATGCCATATTGCGCCCCTTCCTTCTAAGGCGGATGAAGGAGGATGTAGAGCATATGCTTCCACGAAAGAAAGAGATAATCATTTATGCTAACATGACTAACCATCAGAAAGAAATCCAGAATCACTTGGTTGAACAAACATTTGATGAATACCTGCATGAAAAATCAGAAATTG TTCTGCGGAGACCTGGCATTAAGGCGAAGCTGAATAACCTTTTAATTCAACTGAGGAAAAATTGCAACCATCCTGATCTTTTGGAGTCCGCATATGACTCATCAG GTATGTACCCACCTGTTGAGAAGCTCTTAGAACAATGCGGTAAATTTCAGCTCTTGAACAGATTGCTAAATTTGCTGCTTGCACGGAAGCACAAG GTTCTAATATTTTCACAGTGGACAAAAGTTTTGGACATTATCGAGTACTACTTGGAAACAAAAGGCCTTCAGGTTTGCCGAATTGATGGCAGTGTTAAGttggaagagaggaggaggcag ATAGCAGAATTTAATGACTTGAACAGCAGCATGAATATCTTTATTCTAAGCACACGGGCTGGTGGGCTGGGTATCAATCTTTCTTCGGCTGATACCTGTATCCTATATGATAGTGACTGG AATCCTCAGATGGATTTGCAGGCCATGGATCGATGCCACCGGATTGGTCAAACACGCCCAGTTCACGTCTACCGGTTGGCAACATCACATTCTGTTGAG GGCCGGATCATCAAGAAAGCATTTGGAAAGTTGAGGCTGGAACATGTGGTGATCGGGAAGGGTCAGTTTGAACAAGACAGAGCCAAACCTAATGCACTAGAC GAGGCGGAGTTGCTGGCGCTGCTCAGGGACGAGCAGGACGAGGAGGACCGGATGATCCAGACGGACATCACCGACGAGGATCTCCTGAAGGTGATGGACCGGAGCGACCTTACAGGCCCTCCTGccaacgccgacgccgcccctctCGTGCCCCTGAAGGGACCCGGCTGGGAGGTGGTGGTGCCGacgaagagcggcggcggcatgctcACGTCGCTCACCAGCTAG
- the LOC127767801 gene encoding ATP-dependent DNA helicase DDM1 isoform X2, which produces MVEGMVVAVANGTKVEAAPAAGAGAAANADSPTSVLEDEISECKNGDASDTVEAIKQEDDHLKVLAEERADDFVDASSSLTVELAANNGDLSPHPVPVKEEDQLLEPVKEEKADDFVDATSSLPIDLEAKNGDASLITDAMKEEEDKLHEARVKADEEEEARKRAEAARLAFDPNARFNKLDELLTQTQLYSEFLLEKMETIADVEGVDTPDEGEPVEEKKKGRGRKRKATSAPKYNNKKAKKAVAAMLTRSREDCSPEDCTLTEEERWEKEQARLVPLMTGGKLKSYQIKGVKWLISLWQNGLNGILADQMGLGKTIQTIGFLAHLKGKGLDGPYLIIAPLSTLSNWVNEISRFVPSMTGVIYHGDKAARAEIRRKFMPKTTGPNFPLIVTSYEMAMSDAKQLAHYKWKYVIVDEGHRLKNSKCILLRELKRLPMDNKLLLTGTPLQNNLAELWSLLNFILPDIFSSHQEFESWFDFCAKGGEEEQEESEEKRKVDVVSKLHAILRPFLLRRMKEDVEHMLPRKKEIIIYANMTNHQKEIQNHLVEQTFDEYLHEKSEIVLRRPGIKAKLNNLLIQLRKNCNHPDLLESAYDSSGMYPPVEKLLEQCGKFQLLNRLLNLLLARKHKVLIFSQWTKVLDIIEYYLETKGLQVCRIDGSVKLEERRRQIAEFNDLNSSMNIFILSTRAGGLGINLSSADTCILYDSDWNPQMDLQAMDRCHRIGQTRPVHVYRLATSHSVEGRIIKKAFGKLRLEHVVIGKGQFEQDRAKPNALDEAELLALLRDEQDEEDRMIQTDITDEDLLKVMDRSDLTGPPANADAAPLVPLKGPGWEVVVPTKSGGGMLTSLTS; this is translated from the exons ATGGTGGAAGGAATGGTGGTCGCTGTGGCAAATGGGACGAAGGTGGAAGCagcaccggccgccggcgccggcgccgctgccaaCGCGGATTCCCCTACATCCGTTCTGGAGGATGAG ATTTCTGAATGTAAGAATGGGGATGCCTCGGATACCGTGGAGGCAATTAAGCAAGAGGATGATCATCTCAAGGTGCTTGCTGAGGAGAGAGCTGATGATTTTGTGGATGCAAGTTCATCCCTGACTGTGGAACTTGCGGCCAACAACGGTGATTTGTCACCTCACCCTGTGCCGGTGAAGGAAGAAGACCAGTTATTGGAGCCTGTCAAGGAGGAAAAAGCTGATGATTTTGTGGATGCAACTTCATCTCTACCAATTGACCTTGAGGCCAAGAATGGTGATGCATCCCTCATCACTGATGCgatgaaggaggaggaagacaagTTGCACGAGGCCCGGGTTAAGGCTGACGAAGAAGAGGAGGCACGGAAGAGGGCAGAAGCTGCAAGACTTGCTTTTGATCCAAATGCACGGTTTAACAAGTTGGACGAGCTGCTGACACAGACACAACTCTATTCAGAATTTCTACTTGAGAAGATGGAGACGATTGCTGAT GTGGAGGGTGTTGACACCCCGGATGAAGGGGAGCCagtagaagagaagaagaaagggcGTGGGAGAAAGAGGAAAGCTACTTCTGCACCAAAATACAATAAT AAAAAGGCCAAGAAAGCAGTGGCAGCCATGCTTACAAGATCTCGTGAAGATTGCTCGCCTGAGGATTGTACTCTCACAGAAGAAGAAAGGTGGGAAAAAGAGCAAGCCAGACTTGTTCCTCTAATGACTGGCGGGAAGTTGAAGTCCTACCAGATAAAGGGTGTTAAGTGGTTAATATCACTTTGGCAGAATGGGCTTAATGGGATATTGGCTGATCAAATGGGCCTTGGGAAAACAATACAGACTATCGGTTTTCTTGCCCATCTCAAGGGGAAGGGTCTTGATGGTCCATACCTGATAATAGCTCCTCTATCCACTCTCTCGAACTGGGTGAACGAGATCTCAAG GTTTGTTCCATCTATGACTGGTGTGATCTACCATGGGGATAAAGCAGCTCGGGCAGAGATAAGGAGAAAATTCATGCCCAAAACCACAGGCCCAAATTTTCCATTAATCGTAACTTCCTATGAGATGGCTATGTCAGACGCAAAACAACTTGCTCATTATAAGTGGAAGTATGTTATTGTGGATGAG GGGCATCGGCTAAAGAATTCAAAGTGCATATTATTAAGGGAGTTAAAGCGCCTGCCAATGGATAATAAGCTCCTTTTGACTGGAACACCTCTTCAGAATAATCTAGCAGAACTGTGGTCACTGCTGAACTTCATTTTGCCTGATATATTCTCATCGCATCAGGAGTTCGAGTCATG GTTTGATTTTTGTGCAAAAGGGGGTGAAGAAGAACAAGAGGAAagtgaagagaagagaaaagtcGATGTTGTTTCAAAGCTTCATGCCATATTGCGCCCCTTCCTTCTAAGGCGGATGAAGGAGGATGTAGAGCATATGCTTCCACGAAAGAAAGAGATAATCATTTATGCTAACATGACTAACCATCAGAAAGAAATCCAGAATCACTTGGTTGAACAAACATTTGATGAATACCTGCATGAAAAATCAGAAATTG TTCTGCGGAGACCTGGCATTAAGGCGAAGCTGAATAACCTTTTAATTCAACTGAGGAAAAATTGCAACCATCCTGATCTTTTGGAGTCCGCATATGACTCATCAG GTATGTACCCACCTGTTGAGAAGCTCTTAGAACAATGCGGTAAATTTCAGCTCTTGAACAGATTGCTAAATTTGCTGCTTGCACGGAAGCACAAG GTTCTAATATTTTCACAGTGGACAAAAGTTTTGGACATTATCGAGTACTACTTGGAAACAAAAGGCCTTCAGGTTTGCCGAATTGATGGCAGTGTTAAGttggaagagaggaggaggcag ATAGCAGAATTTAATGACTTGAACAGCAGCATGAATATCTTTATTCTAAGCACACGGGCTGGTGGGCTGGGTATCAATCTTTCTTCGGCTGATACCTGTATCCTATATGATAGTGACTGG AATCCTCAGATGGATTTGCAGGCCATGGATCGATGCCACCGGATTGGTCAAACACGCCCAGTTCACGTCTACCGGTTGGCAACATCACATTCTGTTGAG GGCCGGATCATCAAGAAAGCATTTGGAAAGTTGAGGCTGGAACATGTGGTGATCGGGAAGGGTCAGTTTGAACAAGACAGAGCCAAACCTAATGCACTAGAC GAGGCGGAGTTGCTGGCGCTGCTCAGGGACGAGCAGGACGAGGAGGACCGGATGATCCAGACGGACATCACCGACGAGGATCTCCTGAAGGTGATGGACCGGAGCGACCTTACAGGCCCTCCTGccaacgccgacgccgcccctctCGTGCCCCTGAAGGGACCCGGCTGGGAGGTGGTGGTGCCGacgaagagcggcggcggcatgctcACGTCGCTCACCAGCTAG
- the LOC127766726 gene encoding glucan endo-1,3-beta-glucosidase 7-like, whose protein sequence is MAGRRQLLLLLLLWGFLQLIRLPYSASQSFVGINYGDVADNLPPPASTARLLQSTTITKVRLYGTDPAVISAFAGTGISLLLGAANGDIPNFASSPAAAAAWVAAHLPSTSSPAISAVSVGNEVLFADTSLASQLVPALQNIYAALPPNSSVKVSTVHAMDVLASSDPPSSGAFKPELAAALDPLLAFLSKTGSPFLINPYPYFAYLSDPRPETLAFCLFQPNAGRPDAGSGLTYTNMFDAQVDAVRAALDAKGYKDVEIVVAETGWPHSGGADEAGATAENARAFVSGLVSHLRSMAGTPRAPGKPVDTYLFAVYDEDLKPGKPSEKSFGLFQTTTLAETYPTGLMRNGTAAGLAPAMAPAAAAPTLPVKPSPAPARLPGQQPQVTPLQPGSAAAAGPSALCAPGTATTTARGAAAAACSSPSAAESPRTMSVISIIAGVLLMYLLI, encoded by the exons atggcaggGAGGAGGCagcttctgcttcttcttcttctctgggGATTCTTGCAGCTCATTCGTCTTCCTTATTCAG CGTCGCAGTCCTTCGTCGGCATCAACTACGGCGACGTCGCCGacaacctcccgccgccggcgtccaccgCGCGCCTCCTCCAGTCGACGACCATCACCAAGGTGCGCCTCTACGGCACCGACCCGGCCGTCATCTCCGCCTTCGCCGGCACGggcatctccctcctcctcggcgccgccaaCGGTGACATCCCCAACTTCgcgtcctcgccggccgcggccgccgcgtgggTCGCCGCGCACCTCCCgtccacctcgtcgccggcgatctcCGCCGTCTCCGTGGGCAACGAGGTCCTCTTCGCCGACACGTCGCTGGCGTCGCAGCTCGTCCCGGCGCTGCAGAACATCTacgccgcgctgccgcccaaCTCCAGCGTGAAGGTGTCCACCGTGCACGCCATGGACGTGCTGGCGAGCTCCGACCCGCCCTCCTCGGGGGCGTTcaagccggagctcgccgccgcgctcgaccCGCTCCTGGCCTTCCTGAGCAAGACCGGCTCGCCGTTCCTCATCAACCCGTACCCTTACTTCGCGTACCTGAGCGACCCGCGGCCGGAGACGCTGGCGTTCTGCCTGTTCCAGCCCAACGCCGGCCGGCCCGACGCCGGCTCGGGGCTCACCTACACCAACATGTTCGACGCGCAGGTGGACGCCGTCCGCGCCGCGCTGGACGCCAAGGGGTACAAGGACGTGGAGATCGTCGTCGCGGAGACCGGGTGGCCGCACAGCGGCGGGGCCGACGAGGCCGGCGCCACCGCGGAGAACGCGCGCGCGTTCGTCTCGGGGCTCGTGTCGCACCTCCGGTCCATGGCCggcacgccgcgcgcgccggggAAGCCCGTGGACACGTACCTGTTCGCCGTGTACGACGAGGACCTCAAGCCCGGCAAGCCGTCGGAGAAGTCGTTCGGGCTGTTCCAGACCACCACCCTCGCCGAGACGTACCCGACGGGGCTGATGAGGAACGGCACCGCCGCCGGTCTGGCACCAgccatggcgccggcggcggcggcgccgaccctTCCGGTCAAGCCATCACCTGCTCCGGCGAGACTGCCGGGGCAACAACCACAGGTGACTCCATTGCAGccgggctcggcggcggcggccgggccttCAGCCCTGTGCGCGccggggacggcgacgacgacggcgaggggagcagcagctgctgcttgtAGTAGTCCTAGTGCAGCGGAATCGCCACGGACAATGTCAGTGATCAGCATAATTGCAGGCGTGTTGTTAATGTACCTGTTAATCTGA
- the LOC127766725 gene encoding cyclase-associated protein 1 yields the protein MEKALVERLEAAVARLEAAVASGASLSAAPRDLGDGLDAAAAASDPAIVAYDEFVAGAVGRLTAAAEKIGGKVLDATKVLAEAFAVSKGRLVQAKQLQKPASMADAQDFFKPLNDVIAKAIAMTEGRRPDYFNHIKSVADSLTALAWVGFLGKDCGMSFPTAHVEESWQMAEFYNNKVLVEYRNKDADHVEWAKALKELYMPGLRDFVKKHYPLGPSWGPVGGAPVSQPKATAPAPKAPGAKAPPPPALPSAPLFTTEKSPKSAQPKEGMSAVFQEISSGKAVTTGLRKVTDDMKTKNRSDRSGVVSSSTAAPAAAPEKTSRAGSFSFKSGPPKLELQMGRKWVVENQVGKKNLAIDDCDARQSVYVYGCKDSVLQVNGKVNNITVDKCTKVGIVFKHVVAAFEVVNCNGVEVQCQGTAPTISIDNTSGCQLYLSNDSLGASITSAKSSEINVMVPSGATDGDWVEHALPQQYIHSFKDGQFITSPVSHSGA from the exons ATGGAGAAGGCGCTCGTGgagcggctggaggcggcggtggcgcgcctCGAGGCCGCCGTGGCCTCCGGGGCCTCGctgtcggcggcgccgcgggacCTCGGGGACGggctggacgcggcggcggcggcgtcggatcCGGCGATCGTGGCCTACGACGAGTTCGTCGCCGGGGCCGTCGGCCGCCTCACCGCCGCGGCCGAGAAGATCGGAGGGAAGGTGCTCGACGCCACCAAGGTCCTCGCCGAGGCCTTCGCCGTCTCCAAGGGCCGCCTCGTCCAGGCCAAGCAGCTCCAG AAACCTGCATCAATGGCTGATGCACAAGACTTCTTTAAGCCGCTGAATGATGTTATTGCGAAAGCAATTGCGATGACTGAAGGAAGGAGGCCTGACTATTTCAACCATATCAAGAGTGTTGCCGACAGTCTCACTGCTTTAGCGTGGGTTGGCTTCCTAGGAAAGGATTGTG GCATGAGTTTCCCTACAGCACATGTTGAAGAAAGTTGGCAGATGGCTGAGTTCTACAATAACAAG GTTCTTGTGGAGTACAGGAACAAAGATGCTGACCATGTTGAGTGGGCTAAAGCTTTGAAGGAGCTATACATGCCTGGTTTACGGGATTTTGTTAAGAAACATTACCCTCTTGGTCCTTCCTGGGGTCCAGTTGGAGGTGCACCTGTTTCCCAACCAAAGGCTACTGCTCCAGCTCCTAAAGCACCAGGGGCTAAGGCTCCCCCTCCACCTGCTCTACCTTCGGCACCCCTTTTTACCACAGAGAAATCTCCTAAATCTGCACAGCCTAAAGAAGGAATGTCAGCTGTCTTTCAGGAGATTAGTTCAGGCAAAGCTGTGACCACAG GATTGCGAAAGGTTACTGATGACATGAAGACTAAAAACCGGTCTGATAGAAGTGGTGTTGTTAGCAGCAGCACTGCTGCTCCGGCTGCTGCTCCTGAGAAGACCTCTCGTGCAGGGTCTTTCTCCTTCAAGTCTGGGCCTCCAAAATTGGAGCTTCAGATGGGGCGCAA aTGGGTGGTCGAAAATCAAGTTGGTAAAAAGAACCTTGCAATCGATGATTGTGATGCTAGACAATCTGTATATGTGTATGGATGCAAGGATTCTGTCCTTCAAGTAAATG GTAAAGTGAACAATATCACTGTTGACAAATGCACCAAAGTTGGAATCGTTTTCAAG CATGTTGTAGCAGCTTTTGAAGTTGTCAATTGCAATGGTGTTGAGGTGCAATGCCAG GGTACAGCACCAACAATATCAATCGACAACACATCTGGATGTCAATTGTACTTGAGCAATGATTCACTTGGAGCCTCCATCACTTCAGCTAAATCTAGTGAAATCAATGTGATGGTTCCAAGTGGTGCTACTGATGGTGATTGG GTGGAACATGCTTTGCCCCAACAGTACATCCACAGCTTCAAAGACGGGCAATTCATCACCTCACCGGTGTCTCATTCCGGAGCATAG